From the Plasmodium vivax chromosome 5, whole genome shotgun sequence genome, one window contains:
- a CDS encoding hypothetical protein (encoded by transcript PVX_089545A) produces MEVSSQPPQLEKPPPSVRHQPDEVNATHDGDPPNGEQRSKRNYVDAIYRKDVTHQMEVGSLSEGEKSNTPPCSCRVNPEEEEQHTGGSKMESNYSNDDGSEGRGNIIPPDEESLSNGIKEKQGDQLMETLYPNEEEKADESPESDRQCVSPPHLVKCERRYSSEGGIGMGHRSVDSGVGSGVDSSVDSSGDFSILHNESINEVQCDPHEQNSSQANRANSANDGNAQKLGGNSSEAETESGNCSTCCQSEEGEKLQKG; encoded by the coding sequence ATGGAGGTCTCCTCTCAACCCCCCCAGCTGGAGAAGCCACCCCCCTCTGTAAGGCACCAACCGGATGAAGTGAACGCCACACATGATGGAGACCCCCCCAATGGAGAGCAACGCAGCAAACGCAACTACGTTGATGCGATTTATAGAAAGGATGTGACTCACCAAATGGAGGTGGGTTCACTTagcgaaggggagaaaagcaATACGCCCCCCTGCAGCTGTAGGGTAAATccagaggaggaggagcaacaCACTGGTgggagcaaaatggagagtaACTACTCAAATGATGATGGCAGTGAAGGAAGAGGGAACATCATTCCCCCAGATGAGGAGAGCCTATCAAATGGcattaaagaaaaacaggGAGACCAGCTCATGGAGACGCTTTACCCtaatgaggaagaaaaagcagaTGAGTCCCCCGAGAGCGATAGACAATGTGTGTCTCCCCCTCACTTGGTGAAATGCGAAAGGAGGTACTCATCCGAGGGGGGAATCGGAATGGGCCACAGAAGTGTGGACAGCGGTGTGGGCAGCGGTGTAGACAGCAGTGTAGACAGCAGTGGGGACTTCTCCATCCTGCACAATGAATCCATCAACGAGGTCCAGTGCGATCCGCATGAACAGAACAGCAGCCAGGCAAACCGTGCGAACAGTGCCAACGACGGAAATGCGCAGAAGCTGGGGGGCAACAGCTCCGAAGCGGAAACGGAAAGTGGGAACTGTTCGACGTGCTGCCAAAgtgaggagggggagaaactcCAAAAGGGCTAG
- a CDS encoding hypothetical protein, conserved (encoded by transcript PVX_089550A) codes for MTERGKGGQKRRSAPMRRSAPMRRSTPTRRSFVYPPIGSHPPQMNEMLAVLEKYHRDVSFIKYLFLANCVVVAILLMGSVHLLWGDSTNKLILQKFEKLLAEVRNSSKVQTTIKGMLKDLFQGAVQDEENKRATQEFFLNILQNSKSPLGSVFTDVLQTEHVRNSLKDTLLDVSTYLCNNEQVQMKVYHLLSEAIHLPIAVNTSKKWLNDLLKSDSVTNNVREVLRDEIFKNEEVLNDSVAFVQNALLSAIRDKKTKEMSKLFFASVLSNPEIQQQISGNLWKIIKLAVSPKWMTYEGDELHLEVESQSPSARGGARGEDPLLDAGRAHVGTISCDVCEVSDVRHVGGHLGEGPPERGELLPLGRNRGGADEEERVVSERGAAADEEERVANQTGDAANESAETANQMRRVITLFERADTNDEHADVTACEQTYVGQPFQIAKGGSFPHVGVEHLGELRSFLLPPHPSGNISPPLKVIPMSKFRSLREGAGHLTSLRRDHGASGSSGANGSSGATPPGTASHSSDVPNAAPLNCAPLNSAPLNPACGMREQMKFFLLDAYRFYAQKYYFYYYYVERVKAVLQKALGVKFF; via the coding sequence ATGacagaaaggggaaagggaGGACAGAAGAGAAGGTCAGCTCCTATGAGAAGGTCAGCTCCTATGAGAAGGTCCACCCCCACGAGAAGGTCCTTTGTGTACCCCCCCATTGGAAGCCACCCCCCCCAGATGAATGAAATGCTGGCCGTGCTGGAGAAGTACCATAGAGACGTGTCCTTCATCAAGTACCTCTTTTTGGCTAACTGCGTAGTCGTGGCGATTCTACTGATGGGTTCTGTGCATCTACTGTGGGGTGATTCCACGAATAAgctcattttgcaaaaatttgagAAGCTCCTTGCAGAGGTGAGGAACTCGTCGAAGGTGCAAACAACCATCAAGGGGATGCTAAAGGATCTGTTCCAAGGCGCCGTGCAAGATGAGGAGAACAAAAGGGCCACCCAGGAGTTCTTCTTAAACATCCTACAGAACTCGAAGAGTCCATTGGGGAGTGTATTTACAGACGTTTTGCAAACGGAGCATGTGAGGAACAGTCTGAAGGATACCCTTTTGGATGTCTCTACTTACCTGTGTAACAACGAACAGGTGCAAATGAAAGTGTATCACCTCCTGTCGGAGGCCATCCACCTCCCCATCGCAGTCAACACGTCGAAGAAGTGGCTAAACGATCTACTCAAATCCGATAGCGTAACGAATAACGTCCGGGAGGTTTTACGggatgaaatttttaaaaacgagGAGGTCCTCAACGACTCCGTTGCGTTCGTGCAGAATGCTCTCCTGAGTGCCATTAGAGATAAGAAGACAAAGGAGATGAGCAAATTGTTTTTCGCCTCCGTCCTTTCTAACCCCGAGATTCAACAGCAGATTTCGGGGAACCTCTGGAAAATCATAAAGTTGGCTGTTTCCCCCAAGTGGATGACTTACGAGGGGGACGAGTTGCACTTGGAGGTGGAGAGCCAGTCGCCttccgcgcgggggggggcccgCGGGGAAGATCCCCTCCTGGACGCGGGCAGGGCCCACGTGGGAACGATCAGCTGCGATGTGTGCGAAGTTAGCGATGTGCGCCACGTAGGGGGCCACCTGGGGGAGGGTCCTCCGGAGAGGGGGGAGCTGCTGCCCCTGGGGAGGAACAGGGGAGGCGCGGACGAAGAGGAGCGAGTCGTTAGCGAAAGGGGGGCAGCAGCGGACGAAGAGGAGCGAGTCGCAAACCAAACGGGAGACGCCGCAAACGAAAGTGCCGAAACCGCAAACCAAATGAGACGCGTGATTACCCTCTTCGAGCGCGCAGACACGAATGACGAGCACGCCGACGTGACTGCGTGTGAGCAGACGTACGTCGGGCAGCCATTCCAAATTGCCAAGGGAGGGAGCTTCCCACATGTGGGCGTGGAACACCTGGGGGAGCTACGAAgcttcctccttcctccCCACCCAAGTGGGAacatctccccccccctgaagGTCATCCCGATGAGTAAATTTAGAAGCCTTAGGGAAGGAGCAGGCCACTTGACAAGTTTGCGGAGAGATCACGGTGCGAGCGGTTCCAGCGGTGCTAACGGGAGTAGTGGGGCCACCCCCCCAGGGACGGCGTCGCACAGTAGTGATGTGCCCAACGCCGCGCCGCTGAACTGCGCTCCGCTGAACTCCGcgccgcttaaccccgcTTGCGGAATGAGGGAGCAAATGAAGTTCTTCCTGCTGGACGCGTACAGGTTCTACGCGCAAaagtattatttttactactACTACGTGGAGCGGGTCAAGGCGGTCCTGCAGAAGGCGCTGGGGGTGAAGTTCTTCTGA